The following DNA comes from Peribacillus sp. FSL E2-0218.
TGATCAGTAATGTTTGTTTCAATATATTTCCCCCTAAAGTGATCAGTAGTCGTTTTTTCCCCACTCATCATTGAATGTCAGCTCTTTATATTTTCGCCAAAAGATTTACTGATACCTTCTTGTAATCTGGGAAAAAGGGGAACTATCCAATGCTTCATCATGCTCGTTTACCTCGGAGGTTTCAATTAGTTTATTCCACTTCCCCAGCTGTGCCGCTGCTAATTTCGATCAGCACGATGAACGGTATGTATAGACTGTTGATGCATAAAAGACTACGTACAATCCGAACAGCGAGGATACAGTAAAAAAGCGTCCTAAGACGCGGTTAAGGCTTACCAGTGTAGTAGACAATATGTTGATGGCGAATATGGTAATTTATATTTCCGATAGTGAGTTGAATGTGGTCAATGGCAACTCCTGTTAATTTTCCTTCTAATGCCCCCATCGTTGTGGCGACGACAATGGTCTTTTCTAAATTCATAAGTAAATGATCTAAAAAAACAGGTTCGGTAGGTATC
Coding sequences within:
- a CDS encoding DUF2642 domain-containing protein, producing the protein MQSPPNNAYREILPPGHYAYSSGFPTMMKNVSPTYTIPTEPVFLDHLLMNLEKTIVVATTMGALEGKLTGVAIDHIQLTIGNINYHIRHQHIVYYTGKP